A region from the Branchiostoma floridae strain S238N-H82 chromosome 9, Bfl_VNyyK, whole genome shotgun sequence genome encodes:
- the LOC118422704 gene encoding serine/threonine-protein kinase 19-like — protein MSKRKALMPDVFKRRKRVHVGAPVRPAPSSPQWGSDSEEHISAAAPSDTKAAMMYLCSLFPKQTYEGRIPPIIMKHQLYSVVKNKTLVDRQLNDLRNAHEVKMMKLGNEVDEYCLVFTEDYKNHITAFYGQELSKTVERFLKDVVSRTNEMCVTQQIMTDHKFTDVEITQLVNAGVLTVRDLGSWWLAIPGAGLFVKHFTKGRKAVLASIRKSKYKEILKQELESRKMTASVKLGMSYHIHDIIGGDLVTCIETTSGELLRLKDD, from the exons ATGAGCAAGCGCAAGGCTCTAATGCCTGATGTCTTCAAGCGGAGAAAGCGGGTTCATGTAGGGGCTCCTGTGAGACCCGCCCCCTCCAGTCCGCAGTGGGGTTCGGACAGCGAAGAACACATCAGCGCGGCCGCGCCCAGCGACACAAAGGCCGCCATGATGTACCTGTGCTCGCTTTTCCCCAAGCAGACGTACGAAGGGAGGATTCCTCCAATCATTATGAAGCATCAGCTTTACAGTGTGGTGAAGAATAAGACACTGGTGGATAGGCAACTG AACGACCTGAGAAATGCACATGAAGTAAAGATGATGAAGTTGGGGAACGAAGTAGACGAGTACTGCCTGGTCTTTACAGAGGACTACAAGAACCACATCACAGCATTTTATGGCCAGGAGCTCTCCAAAACTGTCG AGAGGTTTCTAAAAGACGTGGTGAGCAGGACCAATGAGATGTGCGTGACCCAGCAGATCATGACGGACCACAAGTTCACGGATGTGGAGATCAC GCAACTGGTGAATGCTGGAGTGTTGACAGTCCGTGACTTAGGCAGCTGGTGGCTCGCCATTCCAGGGGCGGGGCTCTTTGTCAAACACTTCACAAAAG GTAGAAAAGCAGTTCTGGCTTCCATAAGAAAAAGCAAGTACAAAGAGATTCTGAAACAG GAACTGGAGTCCAGAAAGATGACAGCCTCTGTGAAACTGGGGATGTCTTATCATATCCATGATATCATTGGGGGAGACCTGGTCACATG CATTGAGACCACATCAGGAGAACTGCTAAGGCTGAAAGATGACTGA